A single Primulina eburnea isolate SZY01 chromosome 11, ASM2296580v1, whole genome shotgun sequence DNA region contains:
- the LOC140804326 gene encoding uncharacterized protein, whose translation MVKRGIEGEVMSLVPIETATHETASCSGGLRLFRDFRGIRWRMDLGILSSSLSSSIDDLRRVSANSRRRYASLRRKLLVDPHVVKDGGISPDLAMDNPLSQNPDSMWGRFFRNAELERMLDKDLTRLYPDRGSYFQTSACQGMLRRILLFWCLKNPEYGYRQGMHELLAPLMYVLHVDVERLLAVRKLYEDHFADKFDGLTFHDNGLTYNFDFKKFSESVEYKNGLENSFVEANGPSELDPEIQTIVLLSDAYGTEGELGVVLSEKFMEHDAYSMFDALMKGAGGAVAMTEFFSPSPFVNSHTGFPPVIEASTALYHLLSIVDSSLHSHLVEVGVEPQYFALRWLRVLFGREFSLENLLVIWDEIFSRENTKLNKSAGLDVESNSGILNSHRGAFISAFAVSMVLNLRSSLLAAENATACLQRLLNFPDDINLVKLIAKAVSLQALTIDSNVNSLQIQHDLFGGRKSVVTRGHSLSLDLSSPRTPWKMVHESYWEEKWKVLHKEEESQKNNSEKQVVKSKKGWSERVRLRLSRIESDPSPSVECETTKSLKPSVKRSLLEDLVRELGSDEEKESVGSDEVAVHENPVETKGQNATDQKLSSALSDAASEENSSDYFEPQSPIHGDSDQENEQDRSSVASNSPVDENDAKTNDPESCGTNSPRPVSEPPIGHSPSFKQNEDSMEKSAVVVKPIKILSGKFPWLWKFGRNVNGGIFERPPPTEVAKTCNSASSGQEKDATFFMSDEYDGSCSTSHGDTVTQSVMISLRNLGQSIQMIESALQLNRDQLGSPENLKNGFSSEERVTATVALNELRKISHFLSDM comes from the exons ATGGTGAAAAGGGGAATAGAAGGAGAGGTCATGTCGCTGGTTCCAATAGAGACTGCGACGCATGAAACGGCATCGTGTTCTGGAGGTTTGCGTCTTTTTAGAGATTTTAGAGGGATCCGATGGCGCATGGATTTGGGGATTTTATCCTCTTCCCTTTCGTCATCGATAGACGATCTTCGCCGGGTTAGCGCCAATTCTCGTAGAAG GTATGCTTCTCTGAGGAGAAAACTTCTAGTTGACCCGCATGTGGTAAAGGATGGTGGAATTTCTCCTGATCTTGCCATGGACAATCCTTTATCACAAAACCCAG ACAGCATGTGGGGTCGCTTTTTCAGAAATGCTGAATTAGAGAGAATGCTTGATAAAGATTTGACACGCTTATACCCTGACAGAGGTAGCTATTTTCAGACAAGTGCATGTCAAGGAATGCTAAGAcggatattattattttggtgtCTTAAAAATCCGGAGTACGGCTACAGACAAG GTATGCATGAACTCTTGGCTCCCCTGATGTATGTTCTTCATGTTGATGTGGAGCGGCTCTTGGCGGTGAGAAAGCTTTACGAAGACCATTTTGCTGACAAATTTGATGGCCTTACATTTCATGACAATGGCTTAACATATAATTTTGACTTCAAGAAATTCTCGGAATCCGTGGAATATAAAAATGGTTTAGAAAACAGTTTTGTGGAAGCTAATGGCCCGAGTGAACTTGATCCTGAGATACAAACTATTGTTTTACTAAGTGATGCTTATGGAACCGAAGGTGAACTTGGCGTTGTGTTATCCGAGAAATTTATGGAACATGATGCCTATTCGATGTTTGATGCTTTGATGAAAGGGGCTGGTGGTGCAGTTGCCATGACCGAATTTTTCTCTCCTTCTCCTTTTGTGAATTCCCATACTGGCTTTCCCCCTGTAATCGAAGCTTCCACTGCACTGTATCATTTGCTATCCATAGTCGATTCATCTCTTCACAGTCACCTTGTTGAAGTAGGAGTAGAACCACAATATTTTGCACTACGATGGCTACGTGTATTATTTGGTCGTGAATTTTCCTTGGAAAACCTTTTGGTGATCTGGGATGAAATTTTTTCTCGGGAAAACACCAAACTGAACAAATCAGCTGGTCTCGATGTAGAGTCCAATAGTGGAATCCTGAACTCGCATAGGGGAGCATTCATTTCTGCTTTTGCGGTTTCAATGGTACTTAATTTAAGGTCTTCATTGCTTGCTGCTGAGAATGCAACTGCCTGCCTTCAGAGATTGTTGAATTTTCCTGATGACATAAATCTTGTCAAACTGATAGCAAAGGCAGTTTCGTTGCAAGCACTGACAATAGATTCAAATGTAAATTCCCTGCAAATTCAACACGACTTATTTGGTGGTAGGAAGTCAGTAGTTACTCGGGGCCATAGTCTTTCTCTAGATTTAAGTTCTCCAAGAACTCCTTGGAAGATGGTTCATGAGAGCTACTGGGAAGAGAAATGGAAAGTTCTGCACAAGGAGGAAGAAAGCCAGAAAAATAATTCGGAAAAACAAGTCGTGAAAAGCAAAAAGGGTTGGTCCGAGAGAGTAAGATTGCGCCTATCCAGAATCGAATCAGACCCGTCTCCATCAGTAGAGTGTGAAACTACGAAAAGTTTGAAGCCATCTGTAAAGAGAAGTTTGTTGGAGGATCTAGTCAGAGAGCTCGGATCAGATGAAGAGAAAGAATCTGTTGGAAGCGATGAAGTTGCAGTCCACGAGAATCCCGTGGAGACTAAAGGACAAAATGCTACTGATCAAAAGCTTAGCAGTGCATTGAGCGACGCTGCAAGTGAAGAAAATTCTTCTGACTACTTTGAACCACAAAGTCCTATTCATGGAGATAGTGATCAGGAAAATGAACAGGATAGAAGTAGTGTTGCATCAAACTCACCTGTTGATGAAAATGATGCTAAGACCAATGATCCTGAGTCTTGTGGAACAAACTCCCCTCGTCCGGTCTCAGAACCTCCTATTGGTCACTCTCCAAGTTTTAAGCAAAATGAGGATTCCATGGAAAAATCAGCTGTGGTGGTAAAACCAATAAAGATTCTATCTGGTAAATTTCCATGGTTATGGAAGTTTGGAAGAAATGTCAATGGTGGAATATTCGAGAGACCACCACCAACTGAAGTTGCGAAAACTTGCAACAGTGCAAGTAGTGGTCAGGAAAAAGATGCTACTTTTTTTATGTCAGATGAATATGATGGCTCATGTAGCACCAGCCACGGAGATACAGTCACCCAGAGTGTGATGATCAGCTTGAGGAATCTTGGTCAATCCATCCAG ATGATTGAATCTGCCCTCCAACTGAATCGGGATCAGCTGGGATCACCAGAGAATTTAAAGAATGGTTTTTCCAGCGAAGAACGAGTCACGGCCACGGTTGCACTCAATGAACTTCGAAAAATCAGCCATTTTTTATCTGATATGTGA